The genome window AATTTTGGGCGAAATAGTGCGGATAGTCGAAATAACCCGCGGCTCCCTCGACCAAGGGGGCCGGGGCATGCCCCCAGCTTAGGTAAAAAAGCAGAACGTTGGCCACCCAGGGGGAAAAAGAGTTCGCCTCCCGGCAGTAGGCCGAGACGGCCCGCTTGCGCGAGGGTTCCAAAGAAAAGTAAAAGCGGCCGTCCCAAACCCAGTCGGATAATAAACAGGGGGCGAAGTGATATTCCGGACGCTGGGAGGTGACCAGATAGAAGATTTTGGAGAGGGAATCGGTCAGGTCCTCCACCCGGTCCCGCAAAAGATTCCAGTGGTAATCCCCCCAGGTGTACTGGACGAACCCGAAATCGTAGCGGGCGGCCGGGTCGGCATGCCACTTGAAGTCCTCAAAAGAGCAGGTTACCGTTTTGCGCACCCGCCCGTCAAACCGGACCGCCGCCCGGTAGCGGGAGCCCCCCTTGCCGGGCAGGTCCAGAATGGAAAGCACTTTGCCGCTGTCCAGAACGGCCCGGCCGGTGCGGGTCGCAATTTCTGGCGCCAGCGTCACCAGTTGGAAATCGACCGCCGCGCCACCCTTCTCCTTTTTGGCGGTTAAATCGAGGGTGAAATTGGCCAGAAACACCCCCCGCATCTTCCCTTCCGGAATCTCCACCGTGCGGGTATCCGCCAGCCCCACCCGTCCCTGCCGCTCTTCAAAGACGTCGATTTGAAATTTGTAAAAAACCGCCGGGCGGGGTTTTTCCTCGAAGGTCTGCCCGGCGGCGGACAAAAAGCCGGCCAGAAGCAAAACCCCGGCAAAAACTTTTGCCATTATTTGATCAAGGAACGCAAAACCTTCAAGTTCATTTTGTCTTCCGCGTAGTCCGGCCCCTTGGGGGTTTCCAGAATCTTCGGCACCTGCGCCAGCCGGGCATCGTTCAGGAAAAACCCGAATGCCTCTTTTCCCAACTCCCCTTTGCCGATATGCTCGTGCCGGTCCACCCGGCTCCCCAATCCCTTCTTGGAGTCGTTGAAGTGGATGGCCGCCAGGTGCGGCAGCCCAATGATGCGGTCGAATTCCGCCATCACGTTTTTATACCCCTCCGCGGTGCGGATGTCGTAGCCGGCGGCAAAAACGTGGCAGGTGTCCAGACAGACCGCCATCCGCTTCTGCTGTTTGACCTGCCCGATGATCTCGGCCAGGTGTTCGAACCGGTACCCCAAATTGGAGCCCTGCCCGGCGGTCGTCTCGAGGGCGATTTTTGTTCCCTTGTCTTCCAACTCCTCAAAAATCCCGTTGATGGCCCGGGCAATGGTGGCCAGCCCGACTGACTCGCCGGCCCCCAAGTGCGAACCGGGGTGCATAACCAGATAAGGAATTTTCAACTTCTGGCACCGTTCCAGTTCGATTTTCAAGGCGTCCCGCGACTTGGCAAAAAGCGAGCTGTCCTGCGAGGCGGCGTTGATCAAATAACTGTCGTGCGCCACCACCGGGCCGATGCCGGTCTCCTTTTGCAGATGATGGTATTTTTCCACCTCCTCGTCGGAAAGCGGTTTGGCCCGCCATTGATTGTTGCTTTTGACGAAGATTTGGATGGTGTTGCAGCCGACCGACTTCCCGGAGAGAAAGGCGTTGAACACCCCACCGGCGATGGACATATGCGCCCCTAAAAGCACTTCGGACATGACTACGGGAAAATAGGGCAAACCAAAAAGAATTCAAGGCGAAAAAGAGGGGGGGGAATGACGGGCGGTGGCTTTTATCATTTTACTGAATAATCAGTATTTTGCCGACGTACCTCCCTTCGTTGGAGTCCACGCTGAAAATATACATCCCCGCCACCACCTTCTGCGCGTTGCGCGAAAGCAAGTCCCAGAAATCGTACCCCGAATCGGAGGCGTTCGGGTTCTTGTCGTGGTTGATCTGCTGAACCAAATCCCCGTCCAGGGTATAGATGCGGATGACGCACCGCGGCGGCAAATTGACGAAGTTGATTCGCTGGCTGCTCTGGGGATGGCCGGAGACCGGCAGTTTCTTTTCAAAGAAACTGTAATCGTGGTCAACCCGATAGGGATTGGGATAAACGGAAATTTTCAACTCCTCCGCTTTTCGGGCAGAGTCGGTGGCAATGGGATAAACCAAATAGGCCCCGGCATACGGGGAGGCGGCCTGCGGGTCAATTTTCTGGGTGAAGGTCACCATTCCGTTGTCGAAGGGGACGACCGAAAACCAGAGCGGCTGGGAGGGAAAAAGCCCGGAGATTTTGTACTGGTACCAATAGGCGCTGTCGTTGGCCGGGTCGATGACGGACGGATACATCCGGGCTTGGTCTAAGCCGAGGTTAAATCCTTCCTGAAGGAAAAAGAGCATGGTATCCAACTTGGTGTTGGACGGCCCGCAGTTATCGCAGAAGCGCACCCGCGCGGCCGTTGAGCTGGTGTCCGGGTCGCACCAAGGATTGGGGGCGGGAATGAGCGGCTGCTGGTTGAACAGCGGCAGGGCGTTGAACCGCTTCGGGTCGATCGGTTTGGTGATGTTCCCCGGTTTGTTGGCGCAGGTGTCCCAGTTCACGGCGTACAGGTTTTGAATCTCCTCGTAGCTCAACGGCCGGTTGGACAGGGGTTCCTCCCGGTAGGCGTCCGGAATCCCGTCTTGGTTCACGTCCCGGTTGATGAAATACCCCCGCCAGTTTATCCGGTCGAAGTAGCCGATGATGGTGTAGTTAACCCCGTCCGGCGACATCTGGATGGAATACCCCTCAAAATCCTGCAGGCCGGATATCGGGTCGGTCGCGTTCTCCGTCTCCTTTCCAAACCAGCGGATGGTAACCTCCCCCTCGCCGGTCGAAAATTCCACTTTCGGATAGGGCGGCGGCACCGGCCCCTTGAAATCCGGAACGCCGTCTCCGTGAAAACGGCGCACATTAAGAGGAACACATCCTCCCATGGGAGTACACCTAAACGTGCAAAAAATTAAAAAGCTTTTGGTATCGTTGTCAAAAACCTTCCGGGCCATCCGGCTGTTTTCAAACAGTCCCTGAAAAGCGAGAGATTGCTTGTAAGCTCTGACTTTGTTCGGATTTTGGAAATCGGACGGGTTGGGAAAGTTGGCTTGAAAATTGGCGGGGTCGGTGTGGAAAGCGGACGCGGCAAAAACAGCAAAAGTGACCGGCACGCTTTCCCCTACGTCCAGCTCGAATGGCCCGCTGGAAAGCAGAAAACGGTTATCCGCCCCGTTGGCGATATCCACGGCTGAACCAAAAGGTTCAAGCGGTAGCAGCCAGTTTGCGCTTTGCAAAAGCGTATCGACAAACAAGTCCGGCGCGATTATCGTGCTCATGATTTGGTCGTAGTCAATCTCCCGATTGGAAAGATATTTATAACGCATCACGTCCCCCATCGGCTGTCCCCGGCGGCCAAAGGAATTGGTCAATCCCGGGGCATGCTGGGGCCCCCAGTCCAAAAGACCGGAGGCGTCCGGAATCCACCAGTTGAAGGATAATCCGGCGGCCAAGGTTCCATCCGGTCGCAAGGCCTCCCGGGCCCGCAGAATTTTGACTCCCAAAGCGCCGGTCGGATTGCTGGAAGATAGTCCGAAATTACTCCCCTCTTCCGGATCGCCGTCGTTGTCGTAGGCA of Verrucomicrobiia bacterium contains these proteins:
- a CDS encoding T9SS type A sorting domain-containing protein, with translation SSSPFYSPDAISDMDFIAVYYDTLKDPRLVTTPDPENGKPHKPMGLRIEQRSHSWSAEWGQDWVLLDYTITNMGDEPIRKAYIGLFMDPSIGNFAKGTLFSNDDYTAFQTRIKPDSCLGGGALQIPNIENLNIAYAYDNDGDPEEGSNFGLSSSNPTGALGVKILRAREALRPDGTLAAGLSFNWWIPDASGLLDWGPQHAPGLTNSFGRRGQPMGDVMRYKYLSNREIDYDQIMSTIIAPDLFVDTLLQSANWLLPLEPFGSAVDIANGADNRFLLSSGPFELDVGESVPVTFAVFAASAFHTDPANFQANFPNPSDFQNPNKVRAYKQSLAFQGLFENSRMARKVFDNDTKSFLIFCTFRCTPMGGCVPLNVRRFHGDGVPDFKGPVPPPYPKVEFSTGEGEVTIRWFGKETENATDPISGLQDFEGYSIQMSPDGVNYTIIGYFDRINWRGYFINRDVNQDGIPDAYREEPLSNRPLSYEEIQNLYAVNWDTCANKPGNITKPIDPKRFNALPLFNQQPLIPAPNPWCDPDTSSTAARVRFCDNCGPSNTKLDTMLFFLQEGFNLGLDQARMYPSVIDPANDSAYWYQYKISGLFPSQPLWFSVVPFDNGMVTFTQKIDPQAASPYAGAYLVYPIATDSARKAEELKISVYPNPYRVDHDYSFFEKKLPVSGHPQSSQRINFVNLPPRCVIRIYTLDGDLVQQINHDKNPNASDSGYDFWDLLSRNAQKVVAGMYIFSVDSNEGRYVGKILIIQ
- a CDS encoding deoxyribonuclease IV, encoding MSEVLLGAHMSIAGGVFNAFLSGKSVGCNTIQIFVKSNNQWRAKPLSDEEVEKYHHLQKETGIGPVVAHDSYLINAASQDSSLFAKSRDALKIELERCQKLKIPYLVMHPGSHLGAGESVGLATIARAINGIFEELEDKGTKIALETTAGQGSNLGYRFEHLAEIIGQVKQQKRMAVCLDTCHVFAAGYDIRTAEGYKNVMAEFDRIIGLPHLAAIHFNDSKKGLGSRVDRHEHIGKGELGKEAFGFFLNDARLAQVPKILETPKGPDYAEDKMNLKVLRSLIK